Proteins from a genomic interval of uncultured Methanocorpusculum sp.:
- a CDS encoding DUF5591 domain-containing protein, which produces MRPSEDPEDLTDPPFYLPQFEEAYQYIINEYYIAPRDIAVFIPCAVRKPYSTSPSHKLFHALFDEVFPDKAKYHVVIFGTCGTVPAELELMYPFAHYHYMLGNVKDQKIKDDYLRIETARIAGYLEKTKDTYTHRIAYCIGLFRKAMEAAVLQTGIPVEIYPTNPMIDKLYDADCPFPEGSLSMQEYLNEFRNALTEMRDR; this is translated from the coding sequence ATGCGCCCGTCTGAGGATCCAGAGGATCTGACAGATCCCCCTTTTTATTTGCCGCAGTTCGAGGAAGCATATCAGTACATCATTAATGAATATTATATTGCCCCGCGGGATATCGCGGTTTTTATCCCTTGTGCGGTACGAAAACCCTACAGTACGAGTCCGAGCCACAAACTGTTTCACGCCTTATTCGACGAAGTATTTCCGGATAAGGCAAAGTATCATGTGGTGATTTTCGGGACATGCGGGACGGTTCCGGCAGAACTTGAACTGATGTATCCGTTCGCACATTATCATTACATGCTTGGAAACGTGAAGGATCAGAAGATAAAAGACGACTATCTCAGAATCGAAACGGCACGTATCGCCGGCTATCTGGAAAAAACGAAGGATACCTATACACACAGAATAGCCTACTGTATCGGCCTGTTTCGAAAAGCGATGGAGGCAGCCGTTCTGCAGACCGGCATTCCCGTCGAGATCTATCCGACAAATCCTATGATCGACAAACTCTATGACGCAGACTGTCCGTTCCCGGAAGGAAGCCTTTCCATGCAGGAGTATCTAAACGAGTTCAGGAATGCCTTAACAGAGATGCGGGATCGATAG
- a CDS encoding HesA/MoeB/ThiF family protein, producing MNERYARQEALLGKIGQDKLEDTTVFIAGAGGLGSPASMYLAAAGIGSIRICDMDVIELSNMNRQILHTEERIGSSKAESAKKTLEHLNPECSVTAFSERIDETSVLRVIGDADIIVDCMDNFDARFTLNKAALDLDIPLMHGAVAGFTGQATLVVPGKTPCLSCIFQNAKTTTKTPVLGAIAGVIGSIEAAEVVKYLTGTGNTLAGKLLLYDGAENTMEIFTVKKSPRCPMCATL from the coding sequence ATGAATGAACGATATGCCAGACAGGAAGCCCTTCTTGGAAAAATCGGGCAGGATAAACTTGAGGATACTACGGTGTTCATCGCCGGAGCCGGGGGACTTGGCTCTCCCGCATCCATGTACCTTGCCGCGGCCGGGATCGGCTCAATCCGAATCTGCGATATGGATGTGATCGAACTCTCGAATATGAACCGGCAGATCCTCCACACCGAAGAAAGGATCGGGTCCTCCAAAGCGGAATCTGCGAAAAAAACGCTTGAACATCTCAATCCAGAGTGCAGTGTCACGGCATTCTCCGAGAGAATCGATGAAACCTCCGTTCTCCGGGTGATAGGGGATGCCGACATCATCGTCGACTGTATGGATAATTTCGATGCGAGATTCACGCTGAACAAAGCGGCTCTGGACTTGGATATCCCGCTGATGCACGGAGCCGTCGCCGGATTCACCGGACAGGCAACCCTGGTCGTTCCGGGAAAAACACCCTGTCTCTCCTGTATTTTTCAGAATGCAAAAACCACGACCAAAACGCCGGTGCTTGGGGCAATTGCCGGAGTAATTGGGAGCATCGAGGCGGCAGAGGTCGTAAAGTATCTCACCGGGACCGGCAACACGCTTGCCGGAAAACTTCTGCTCTACGACGGAGCGGAAAACACGATGGAGATTTTTACCGTCAAAAAGAGTCCCCGCTGCCCAATGTGCGCAACCTTATAG
- a CDS encoding TfuA-related McrA-glycine thioamidation protein has protein sequence MWRLNVVVFIGPSLDLAAAGSILPDAVFLPPVKRGAAAAAAAENADIMVIIDGVFFQDEAVGHRELLGVMKSGVKVYGSSSMGALRASELDTLGMIGVGKIYHQYKSGEIIADDEVGLVYDTETGIALSEPMVNIRASFSKAREEGIITSEEEKSLLKACKAIYYPDRTYRRIIKDADISAETKETLMSWIKENAVDQKRLDALECLNTVRALL, from the coding sequence GTGTGGAGATTGAACGTCGTCGTCTTCATCGGACCCAGTCTTGATCTGGCAGCCGCCGGATCGATTCTTCCTGACGCAGTTTTTTTACCGCCGGTAAAACGCGGGGCTGCTGCCGCCGCGGCAGCAGAAAACGCCGATATTATGGTCATCATAGACGGCGTCTTTTTCCAGGATGAGGCGGTTGGCCACCGGGAACTTCTCGGCGTGATGAAATCGGGAGTGAAAGTCTACGGCTCATCCTCAATGGGGGCGCTTCGTGCCTCTGAACTGGACACGCTAGGAATGATCGGTGTTGGAAAAATCTATCACCAGTACAAATCCGGAGAGATCATCGCCGATGACGAAGTCGGTCTCGTATATGATACGGAAACGGGGATCGCCCTCTCAGAACCGATGGTGAATATCCGGGCGAGTTTTTCCAAAGCACGTGAAGAGGGGATCATCACCAGCGAGGAAGAAAAATCGCTCCTCAAAGCATGCAAAGCGATCTATTATCCTGACCGGACATACCGGCGGATCATCAAGGATGCAGACATCTCCGCAGAGACAAAAGAGACGCTCATGTCCTGGATCAAAGAAAATGCCGTTGACCAGAAACGGCTCGACGCTCTTGAATGTCTGAACACCGTGAGGGCTCTCTTATGA
- a CDS encoding YcaO-related McrA-glycine thioamidation protein, translating into MIELQSSPKVYTGWTERSCTPDETLKRIEQFVPEAGITRVADITDLDRIGIPVYSCIRPTATDGAISVYNGKGGTPAEARVAGIMEGIERYSAEAIPRDIANISYSNLRRTETAVDPVDLILPHTTDPNLEVPWVDGWDITNNESVKLPLCAVIHPNPFSYPTLFRTSSNGIASGNTLEEALFYALTEVIERDAWSLVETTRNTGPKLTDLPPRAAEMLAKFTATGVEVTLRNITSDVGIPTIAAVSDDVELKDSRLLTIGMGTHTNPEIAMIRALSEVAQSRATQIHGAREDATLAQFREMMGYDRVKRMNAYWFKGDEYQSGSEIPNNASNDFKTDIELIVKNLADVGLDRVIVCDLTDPELKIPVVRVVVPGLECYTIDNERRGKRCVEIERRRLHRTQS; encoded by the coding sequence ATGATAGAACTGCAGTCATCTCCCAAAGTTTACACCGGATGGACCGAACGGAGCTGCACACCTGACGAAACCCTGAAGCGAATCGAACAGTTCGTTCCGGAGGCGGGCATCACCCGTGTTGCCGACATCACCGACCTTGACCGGATCGGGATCCCTGTATATTCATGCATCCGTCCAACCGCCACCGACGGGGCAATCTCGGTATACAACGGAAAAGGCGGGACACCGGCCGAAGCCAGAGTTGCCGGGATCATGGAAGGGATCGAACGATACTCAGCCGAAGCAATACCCAGGGATATTGCAAATATCTCCTACAGCAATCTGCGAAGAACAGAAACCGCGGTCGATCCTGTTGATCTGATCCTTCCCCACACAACAGATCCCAATCTCGAAGTCCCCTGGGTTGACGGATGGGACATCACCAATAATGAATCGGTCAAGCTTCCGCTCTGTGCCGTCATCCACCCAAACCCTTTCAGCTATCCGACACTCTTTCGGACAAGTTCCAACGGCATCGCGTCCGGAAACACGCTGGAAGAGGCACTCTTCTATGCACTTACCGAAGTGATCGAGCGGGATGCATGGTCGCTGGTCGAAACGACCAGAAATACCGGACCAAAACTCACCGACCTCCCGCCAAGAGCGGCAGAGATGCTCGCAAAATTCACCGCCACCGGAGTCGAAGTGACTCTTAGAAACATCACCTCGGATGTTGGGATCCCAACGATCGCCGCAGTCTCCGATGATGTCGAACTGAAAGACTCCCGGCTTTTAACAATTGGAATGGGGACCCACACCAATCCCGAGATCGCCATGATCAGAGCACTCTCTGAAGTCGCCCAGAGCCGAGCGACCCAGATCCACGGAGCACGCGAGGATGCAACGCTTGCCCAGTTCCGCGAAATGATGGGATACGACCGGGTCAAACGGATGAATGCCTACTGGTTCAAAGGCGATGAATATCAGTCTGGAAGCGAGATTCCGAACAATGCATCGAACGATTTCAAAACCGACATAGAGCTGATCGTGAAAAATCTCGCGGACGTTGGACTCGACCGTGTTATCGTCTGCGATCTGACCGATCCGGAACTCAAGATCCCGGTCGTCCGCGTAGTGGTCCCGGGTCTTGAATGTTACACCATCGACAACGAACGCAGAGGAAAGAGGTGTGTGGAGATTGAACGTCGTCGTCTTCATCGGACCCAGTCTTGA
- a CDS encoding DUF3800 domain-containing protein, whose product MDIYIDESGTLGRSPDPYFILAAVVPPNQDAAAKCLKKIRQNHLKKEYRKLDELKYNNSSKDIVRRILTCIVNHDILFYYIAHEKTYPQSDLTSLSCTLTGELIQGVLADNPAQPCVYIDRYLNGRQAEQFNLDLAAVIGSASISHVDSRANPGIQIADYIAGVLNTYHNRPDDENGAAYYEIIRSNLTKIK is encoded by the coding sequence GTGGACATATATATTGACGAATCCGGGACACTTGGCAGATCTCCGGACCCATATTTCATCCTTGCTGCCGTTGTGCCGCCAAATCAAGATGCCGCCGCCAAATGTCTCAAAAAAATTCGTCAAAACCATCTCAAAAAAGAATACCGGAAGCTCGATGAACTCAAATACAACAACAGTTCCAAGGATATCGTCCGCAGAATCCTAACCTGCATCGTAAACCACGACATTTTGTTCTATTACATCGCCCACGAAAAGACATATCCGCAGAGTGACCTCACCAGTCTCTCCTGCACACTTACCGGGGAGCTCATCCAGGGTGTCCTTGCGGATAATCCCGCCCAGCCATGCGTGTATATCGACCGGTATCTCAACGGCCGGCAGGCAGAACAATTCAATCTCGATCTGGCAGCCGTCATCGGTTCCGCCTCCATTTCCCACGTTGATTCGCGGGCAAACCCCGGCATCCAGATAGCCGACTACATCGCGGGAGTACTCAATACCTATCACAACAGACCCGACGATGAAAACGGCGCTGCCTATTATGAAATAATCCGAAGCAATCTTACTAAAATAAAGTGA
- a CDS encoding HNH endonuclease has product MTGACTSPRSKTPPRNPKRRGVRLADYVAVLKIESGDWRIDTENGEVYNRITGIPLTFSQCRDKYERLYVHYNGFTVTLFKHRIIYLAGHCDLSHLPSDLNLEVDHINHDIHDCRLENLRLIPGEENRIQSSRKFTAEEVILIRKRCAAGE; this is encoded by the coding sequence ATGACAGGAGCATGCACTTCTCCCCGATCCAAAACGCCGCCCCGGAATCCCAAAAGGCGGGGCGTTCGTCTTGCCGATTACGTAGCCGTCCTGAAAATCGAGTCGGGCGACTGGCGGATCGATACGGAAAACGGCGAGGTCTACAACCGTATCACCGGGATCCCTCTCACATTTTCCCAATGTCGGGACAAATACGAACGGCTCTATGTGCATTATAACGGATTCACTGTCACCCTCTTTAAGCACAGGATCATCTACCTTGCCGGGCACTGTGACCTTTCGCATCTCCCGTCCGATCTCAACCTCGAAGTGGACCACATCAATCACGATATCCACGATTGCCGTCTCGAAAACCTCCGCCTTATCCCGGGCGAAGAGAACCGGATCCAGTCATCCCGCAAGTTCACCGCCGAAGAGGTGATCCTGATCCGAAAACGATGTGCAGCCGGCGAGTAA
- a CDS encoding ATP-binding protein — protein MNRQFLGREKELAWLQERYDRPKGQLLVLYGRRRIGKTETLRQFAKDKEHLFYACTESTDRQQLDAFSRRLLAKNIPAAQYLSVFSSWREAFSGLLELDSTTKRLVIIDEFPYMVKSNPEIPSILQALWDEKLQYEDIMLVLSGSSMSFIEQEVLAEKNPLYGRATGILQMKEMDFFDAVQFFPNYSPEDKTAAYAILGGIPHYLKQFDPSLSLAENIVQNILQKGCVLYSEVEFLMHEELRETAVYNTIISAVALGNTKLSEIHAKTLIEKSKLSSYLRNLIELGIITREFPVTGSLKESSNVQRGLYKITDNYFRFYYAFVYPNTSELEYGGAPGIYTYAVAPSLDEYVSRVFEDISIQYMRKQNNAGVLPFHFTRIGRWWNKTDEIDIMALDADGSRMLLGECKYRNAKTDTDTLYSLMRKFPLSSDAKMFYCLFSKSDFTKRLQDEAGEKGVMLFELKDMVE, from the coding sequence ATGAATCGGCAGTTCCTTGGCAGGGAAAAAGAACTTGCATGGCTGCAGGAGCGATACGACCGGCCGAAAGGTCAGCTCCTCGTTCTCTACGGCAGACGCCGGATCGGCAAAACCGAGACCCTCCGGCAGTTTGCCAAAGACAAAGAACACCTCTTCTATGCCTGCACCGAATCGACCGACCGACAGCAGCTCGATGCATTCAGCAGACGGCTCCTGGCAAAAAATATCCCGGCGGCTCAGTATCTCTCTGTCTTCTCTTCGTGGCGGGAAGCATTTTCGGGCCTGCTGGAGCTTGATTCCACAACCAAACGGCTCGTCATCATCGACGAATTTCCCTACATGGTCAAAAGCAATCCCGAGATTCCCTCCATCCTGCAGGCCCTCTGGGATGAAAAACTGCAGTATGAAGACATCATGCTCGTCTTGTCCGGCAGTTCCATGAGCTTCATCGAACAGGAAGTACTTGCGGAAAAAAATCCGCTCTACGGCAGAGCTACCGGCATTCTCCAGATGAAAGAGATGGATTTTTTCGATGCGGTACAATTCTTCCCGAATTACAGCCCGGAGGACAAAACAGCCGCCTATGCGATTCTTGGAGGCATCCCCCATTATCTCAAACAGTTCGATCCTTCCTTATCGCTTGCGGAAAATATCGTTCAAAATATCCTGCAGAAAGGCTGTGTGCTTTACAGCGAAGTTGAGTTTCTGATGCACGAAGAACTCCGGGAAACTGCCGTTTACAATACCATCATCAGCGCCGTTGCGCTTGGCAATACAAAACTTTCCGAGATCCATGCAAAAACCCTCATCGAAAAATCCAAACTCAGCTCATATCTTCGTAATCTGATCGAGCTTGGCATTATAACCCGGGAGTTTCCCGTTACCGGGAGTCTAAAGGAGTCGTCAAATGTTCAGCGTGGGCTGTATAAGATCACGGATAATTATTTCCGGTTTTACTATGCGTTTGTCTATCCGAATACGTCCGAATTGGAGTATGGCGGTGCACCGGGAATCTATACCTATGCTGTTGCTCCCTCTCTCGACGAGTATGTTTCCCGGGTCTTTGAGGATATTTCCATTCAGTATATGCGAAAACAGAACAACGCAGGCGTTCTGCCGTTTCATTTTACGAGGATCGGGAGGTGGTGGAACAAAACGGACGAGATCGATATTATGGCGCTCGATGCAGACGGATCCCGTATGCTTCTTGGCGAGTGTAAGTACAGGAATGCCAAGACGGATACCGATACGCTGTATTCGCTTATGCGCAAATTCCCTCTCTCGTCCGATGCGAAGATGTTCTACTGTCTTTTCTCGAAATCGGATTTCACGAAACGGTTACAGGATGAGGCTGGGGAAAAAGGCGTGATGCTTTTCGAACTTAAAGACATGGTCGAGTGA
- a CDS encoding glycerol permease — protein sequence MTADFIQTEISKSSKRIFTAEFTNAAAYDAIVAEITGVDNPLGLAEVELGKQTYKTYVGYFDPNTSEMNGKVQVTAYTRAEYAAAITALTGSADLKTAFGNGSTAETSEIGTEATWNVRISAKLGTDTFQISLNRDSMTVSGYADDATLAAVDAWADTISALN from the coding sequence ATGACAGCAGATTTCATTCAGACAGAAATCTCGAAGTCCTCGAAGAGGATCTTCACCGCAGAGTTTACGAACGCCGCCGCGTATGATGCGATCGTCGCAGAAATTACTGGCGTGGACAATCCCCTCGGCCTTGCCGAAGTCGAACTCGGGAAGCAGACCTACAAGACCTATGTCGGCTACTTCGACCCGAACACTTCCGAGATGAACGGCAAGGTTCAGGTCACGGCATATACCCGTGCTGAGTATGCCGCGGCAATCACCGCCCTTACCGGCAGTGCGGATCTCAAGACCGCATTCGGGAACGGCAGTACGGCAGAGACCTCCGAGATCGGTACCGAAGCGACCTGGAACGTCCGCATTTCCGCGAAGCTTGGGACCGATACTTTCCAGATCAGCCTGAACCGCGATTCGATGACCGTCTCCGGCTATGCCGACGACGCCACCCTTGCAGCGGTCGATGCCTGGGCAGATACGATATCCGCCCTGAACTAA
- a CDS encoding PspC domain-containing protein, translated as MVLETFHRSQTDKFLGGVCGGVAEYINAPTWLVRLIWVILTFIPYLTVPSILIYILMWIFVPLGPKALDPNVVDAEFKVKE; from the coding sequence ATGGTACTCGAAACATTTCATCGGTCCCAGACCGACAAATTTCTCGGCGGCGTCTGCGGAGGGGTTGCTGAATACATTAATGCCCCAACGTGGCTTGTCAGGCTGATCTGGGTTATTCTGACGTTCATCCCGTACCTGACCGTCCCGAGCATTCTGATCTATATTCTGATGTGGATTTTTGTTCCTCTTGGTCCAAAAGCCCTTGACCCGAACGTAGTCGATGCCGAGTTCAAAGTAAAGGAATAA
- a CDS encoding YigZ family protein, which produces MAVCEVAAVRLDEKKSKFYAHLYEIESVEDVPVIREIHEKLYKKAAHHCYAVVCGTYADSRADGEVGSPGRVLAEILERNNLSNHVLIVSRLFGGIKLGPAGVARAFREAGNGVVAEYLERRKAL; this is translated from the coding sequence ATGGCCGTCTGCGAGGTTGCTGCCGTCAGACTAGATGAGAAAAAATCGAAGTTTTACGCCCACCTCTACGAGATCGAATCAGTGGAAGACGTCCCTGTTATTCGGGAGATCCATGAAAAACTCTACAAAAAAGCAGCCCATCACTGTTATGCAGTCGTCTGCGGAACGTATGCCGACAGCCGGGCGGACGGCGAGGTCGGATCTCCGGGACGGGTCCTTGCCGAGATTTTAGAGAGAAATAATCTCTCGAATCATGTTCTGATCGTCTCCAGACTGTTCGGCGGGATCAAACTTGGGCCGGCAGGCGTTGCCCGGGCTTTTCGCGAGGCGGGAAACGGAGTCGTCGCCGAGTATCTGGAGAGAAGAAAGGCATTATAA